AGAAATAATCGTAGCCCTTTCTTCTCATAATAAGTAGAAAGGGCTCTTTAAAATTATTTTTTAGCTGTCGATTTATCGAGTGATGGATATGGAACAGGCATATTTAATGCCAATTGTGCATCTTTCACTACATCAAAACGTAGAACTTTATTGGCTCCTAATTCATCAAGTAATTTACTCAGTGGTCCACCGCTTTTTACAATTTGAACATTCTTTGGAAAAAGCTTTTGTCCAAATGCCAAAGTATTAGACTCTACAGAAGTGCTGTGCCATTTCCCATCTACCAATTGATACATAGTTTTTGTTTCAATACGAGATTGTGGTTTCACGGTTTTAATTTCTGGCAACGGTGCAGCTATACTTAAATCAGGTTTACCATCAGTATTATAAATATGAGCTTGAACTGATTTATCATCAATTTTCATATCAATAGGTGTTAACCATTTTGGTAATTGGTAACCATACACACCACGAACACGAGCAATTTCTGTATTTACTGGTAATGCGAGTACATGGCCATAATATTTATGATTACGCATTGAACTTAATAATTCTGTGGTATTGAAGTGATGAGCACCAGGTTGGCGCACGACCACAGCAACAGAAACTTCATCATATGGGTCGACATCACCCACTGCATAAGAGAAGAATGTTAATGAAACCAAACCATAGCCTGGAATAGGTTGTAATGGTTCAAGTGGAGCAGGGAGTTTTGCCTTTACTTTAGAAATCGGAGCAAGTATCAAGAGTTGGATATTACTCGTACGGTAATAAAAATTCGGAGACCATACTTTACCAACTCTGGTATCTACAAGTTTTTTGGGAATAGTACGGAAATAGTCAATATTTCCAGCGGCAGGATCTTTTGCAACTTCGTCTAGATTTGGGTTCATACGAAAACGATCGTAATAGCCACCTTTTGGAACATTAACTTTATAGGGCCCAAACTCTACAACTGTTGTTTCCTGTGAAGTGCTTGAGTTTGAGGGTTGTTGTACAGAACTTGAATTAGTCTCAACCGCTTGAGCTGAGAAACTCAATAATAAACTTACGGATAATGCAGTAACTGTTTGAGGTAGATTAAGCTTGTTGAACATTGATATGTTCCTCCTATAGACCATATATTAATGCTAAGATTAAAGTAAGGTTGAAGGTCAAGCATTTTTATCGATATTTTAAACTTTATTTAAAAAGAAAATTAGAATATTAAAAAATAAAAGATATGATTTTTTATGAATTAAAAAAGAGAACCAGAATATAAAATTCTGGTTCTCTTTTTTTAACTATTTTAATAAATTACTTAAGGGTACTTAAGCGTTTAACAACGGCTTCGGCAATTTCTTTACTAGATTGAGGGTTTTGTCCAGTAATGATTCTGTCATCCGATACTACATATGACGTAAATGGAAGAAAGCCTTGTTTATATTTAGCACCATGGTTAATTAAGCTATTTTGTAAGGAAAATGGAACTTGAGATTTAATTCCAGATAAAGTTTCTTCTTTATTAGCAAAACCAGTAACAGTTCTACCTGAAATGAGTGGTTTCCCATCTTCACCTACCAGAGGTAATAAGCCTCCCACACCATGACAAACCGCTGAAACGATACCGCCTTGGCGATAAATGCTTTCACTAATATTTTTTAGTTCTTTATTATCTGGGAAGTCCCACATTGTTCCATGTCCACCCGTATAATAAATTGCTTTATAGCGTGTTGGATTGATATTGCTTGGTGCCAAAGTGTGGTTTAAGCGATACATAAACTGGCGGTCAGCTAAAAGTTTTCGAGCTGATTTATCAACGTAAATAGGTTTCATACTACGTTCATCAAGTGGTACGACTCCACCTTGAGGGCTGACAAAATCCATGTCATAGCCAGCAGCTTTAGCGACATCATAAAAATGAGTTAATTCAGTAAGCCATAAGCCAGTTTTATCTGAACGAGTCGGATAGGCTGAATGATTTGTCATGACGACTAAAATTTTACCTTTGCTTTTAGCCGTTTCTTGATTTTGTACTTGATCAGATGCATTTGCATAGCTTACTGATAGAAAAGCCATAAAAATGGCAATGAACCAACGCTGAAAACTCCAAACTTTAGGCATTGTAGGCTCCTCATGTTTACCTATTGAGCATCCTATGCTTAAAGTAAGGTTTAAGGTCAAGGTTTTTTCAAAAACCGCCGATGAATGGCAAGATAATGAGTTCTAGAATAAGAAATTTCAAATATGAAATAGATTTCATATTTGAAACAATGGTTGGTTTTCAAGTTATTGAATTTAAATGTAAAAATAGTGGCATGTAATTTGCTCCAGTAGGATTAGCTACAAGGAGTAAATAATGAATGCAAATCATATCCTGCAATTGAGTGCAATATTGCAGCAGAATCTAGGGCTAATCCCTCATGAAATTCAGTTAAAAAAAATGAGTGGTGGAGCTATCCAAGAAAATTGGCTAGTTCAATTTGAAGATTTTGCATTAGTACTGCGTAAAAACGCTGAATCTAGTGTAGAGGCTAGTTCAGATCGGGAGCAGGAATTTTTACTTTTAGATCGGTTATATCACTTTGGCATTAAAGTACCAGAGCCACTTTATTTTGAGAAGTCACCTAACTTTTTAAATAGTGATTTCTTCATTATGAAAAAAATCGACGGCGTAACAGAAGGCCATAAATTAGTTCGAATTACAGAAGAAGAAAAACGTAAAAAGATTACTCAAGACATTGGCAAGCAACTTGCCTTAATTCATACCATTCAATCAGATGAAGTATTAGAGAAACTACTTCCTAAGCCAGATAAAGATCAGTATTTAGAAAAAAAGCTTACAGGTTTTCTAGAGCAACTGGATCACTTAAAAAGACAGCGTCCTATCCTTGAGTACGCTATTCAATGGATGTTTAACAATCTTCCAAAAGTCGATGATTTGGTCTTAGTCCATGGTGATTACCGCATTGGTAACATCATGGTTAATGACGATCAGATTTCAGGAATCCTAGATTGGGAATTTACTCAATGGGGCGATCGGAGAGAAGACCTAGGGTGGTTTACTTCTAAATGTTGGCGTTTTGGTCAAGATGAAAATATAGCTGGGGGAATAGGTTCATATAAAGACTTTGCGAAAGCTTACGCTGAAATTTCCGATATTTATATCCCTGAATTTGAAATGAAGTTTTGGCATGTACTGTCTCATGTTCGATGGGCAATTATTGCGATGCAGCAGTCTGACCGAAACAACGAGATGGATACTCCATCACTGGAACTCGCCTTAACAGAATTTTTAGTTCCCCGCCTTGAAAAAAATATTCTGGAAATATTGGGAGAAAAAGAATGAACGAGCAAAAAATAATTGACCTGATTAAAGCCAGTCAGGCTGTCATTAAGAATGAGCTTTTACCGCAATCGGACAGTCAGAAATATAACTTGTTAATGCTCATGAGAAGTTTAGAAATTTTGCAGGCTTATATTTTGCAAAAGGATATTTCTACATTGCATCGTTCAGGCATTGTGCAAGATTATTTTTCTTTTCCAATCAAAGATGTTGATGAGGCAATTCAATTGTTTATTAGCGATATCCGTGAAGGTAAACAATTGGATCAA
This window of the Acinetobacter sp. XH1741 genome carries:
- a CDS encoding acetoacetate decarboxylase — translated: MFNKLNLPQTVTALSVSLLLSFSAQAVETNSSSVQQPSNSSTSQETTVVEFGPYKVNVPKGGYYDRFRMNPNLDEVAKDPAAGNIDYFRTIPKKLVDTRVGKVWSPNFYYRTSNIQLLILAPISKVKAKLPAPLEPLQPIPGYGLVSLTFFSYAVGDVDPYDEVSVAVVVRQPGAHHFNTTELLSSMRNHKYYGHVLALPVNTEIARVRGVYGYQLPKWLTPIDMKIDDKSVQAHIYNTDGKPDLSIAAPLPEIKTVKPQSRIETKTMYQLVDGKWHSTSVESNTLAFGQKLFPKNVQIVKSGGPLSKLLDELGANKVLRFDVVKDAQLALNMPVPYPSLDKSTAKK
- a CDS encoding phosphotransferase family protein: MNANHILQLSAILQQNLGLIPHEIQLKKMSGGAIQENWLVQFEDFALVLRKNAESSVEASSDREQEFLLLDRLYHFGIKVPEPLYFEKSPNFLNSDFFIMKKIDGVTEGHKLVRITEEEKRKKITQDIGKQLALIHTIQSDEVLEKLLPKPDKDQYLEKKLTGFLEQLDHLKRQRPILEYAIQWMFNNLPKVDDLVLVHGDYRIGNIMVNDDQISGILDWEFTQWGDRREDLGWFTSKCWRFGQDENIAGGIGSYKDFAKAYAEISDIYIPEFEMKFWHVLSHVRWAIIAMQQSDRNNEMDTPSLELALTEFLVPRLEKNILEILGEKE
- a CDS encoding type 1 glutamine amidotransferase domain-containing protein: MPKVWSFQRWFIAIFMAFLSVSYANASDQVQNQETAKSKGKILVVMTNHSAYPTRSDKTGLWLTELTHFYDVAKAAGYDMDFVSPQGGVVPLDERSMKPIYVDKSARKLLADRQFMYRLNHTLAPSNINPTRYKAIYYTGGHGTMWDFPDNKELKNISESIYRQGGIVSAVCHGVGGLLPLVGEDGKPLISGRTVTGFANKEETLSGIKSQVPFSLQNSLINHGAKYKQGFLPFTSYVVSDDRIITGQNPQSSKEIAEAVVKRLSTLK